The genome window CTCTGGCCTACAATGTTGTCTTGGAGAAGGTTTCCTCCAGGAGGTGGTTCGACCGGGTGGACGAGACGGTCATCCTGGGGGCGCTGCCGTTCAGGTCCATGACCAAACAGGTCAGGACACCGAtgagcaaaactttaaaaaaaaaaagaaaagtagttaCATTCATTCAATAGCAAACTcatatttatagattaattacacacagattttGATTTGAGCAGATGAATATGAACTGTTGCTGGTTGTTTGTTGTGTCGCAGCTGGTGGAGACAGAGAATGTCCGGGGAGTTGTCACCATGAATGAAACGtatgaaaccaaatatttctgcAACTCGGCCGAGGTGAGTGGGATCCGTTAGTGGAACATTAAAGCCTGTTACTAAAATCATTtctgtgctttaaaaataaaagccctgGATCAGCCTGAGAACTGACTTCTGTATTTAaggttaaaaatgtttcagacgTGAGGCGCGGAGTGTAAGGATCTGATGTTTGGGAGCAGGAGTGGCGAGATGCAGGCGTGGAGCAGCTGAGGCTGAGCACCGTGGACCTGACCGGAGTCCCCACCCTGCAGAACCTCCATCAGGGGGTGGAGTTCGCTCTGCAGCACAGGCGGCAGGGGACCAGCGTCTACGTCCACTGCAAGGCAGGGCGTTCCCGCAGCGCCACGCTGGTCGCTGCGTACCTCATCCGGGTCAGTGCGAAACATCAGAGAAATGTTGTTATATTTAACTCTAGATGGCAGAAGCAGGAAAATACAAACATATAATACAGATGTTACAAAACAGCCTCCTTTCCAGTCTGAAGTGCAGTTTGTGTTGTTTGAATAATATGGCTAGGTatttgaataaagaaaatacaactaGCTGGTAAAGGTGACCTTTTGTGCTTCTTTAAACAGGTTAGGATTGATCTATTGCAGGAGTgttaaactccagtcctcaagggccactgtcctgcagtttttagatgtgccacaggtaaaaaaccccaaaaaaacactggaatgacctcctccttgtgtagatcagttctgcagagccttgctaatgacctaattattctattcaggtggtgcagcagaggcacatctaaaagttgcagggctgtggccctccaggactggagtttgacacctgtgatcgGCTGTGCAAAACTTGTTCATTACATTGTTTGCATAAAACTGTTCTTAGATagtgagattttagtctgctcagttctgtctATGTTGAGCTCTTTTCAGAACAagctgttttagggcatctgtcactttaaatccaaatttaaatgaaaatggatGTAAACAGATGTGCAagtatacaaccgtacatctttgaaaagcattagtagagcctcctgcaaaacaaacaaaaatgcagcaagtggtttctgga of Xiphophorus couchianus chromosome 4, X_couchianus-1.0, whole genome shotgun sequence contains these proteins:
- the ptpmt1 gene encoding phosphatidylglycerophosphatase and protein-tyrosine phosphatase 1 isoform X1 produces the protein MSAALARLLFYPTLAYNVVLEKVSSRRWFDRVDETVILGALPFRSMTKQLVETENVRGVVTMNETYETKYFCNSAEEWRDAGVEQLRLSTVDLTGVPTLQNLHQGVEFALQHRRQGTSVYVHCKAGRSRSATLVAAYLIRLHSWTPEEACQRLASIRPHILVRSAQLEMLRKYYQDVCGASS
- the ptpmt1 gene encoding phosphatidylglycerophosphatase and protein-tyrosine phosphatase 1 isoform X2, which translates into the protein MSAALARLLFYPTLAYNVVLEKVSSRRWFDRVDETVILGALPFRSMTKQLVETENVRGVVTMNETYETKYFCNSAEEWRDAGVEQLRLSTVDLTGVPTLQNLHQGVEFALQHRRQGTSVYVHCKAGRSRSATLVAAYLIRVRIDLLQEC